The Candidatus Nitrosymbiomonas proteolyticus genome has a segment encoding these proteins:
- a CDS encoding AMP-forming long-chain acyl-CoA synthetase, which produces MASEDRNETMARMFVASCAAYASKPAMLWAKNGEFVPLTYAELHERVRRFAAVLRERGLRKGSTIALQSENCPEWAWLDWACQCLGVVLVPIYPTLPSDVSKYIVQDSGASWVVVSGKEQQAKHADGSVPVVLLNSVEGSISHQAEQAEPMPIEEFQAAVDQVEPLDTCTIIYTSGTTGPPKGAVLPHQAPASVLTQIPRHLPIDHNDVFLSFLPMSHVFERIAGQFLPISCGATVGYAGSLMSLAGDIQKVRPTIMLCVPRFLEATMDRIVDATKRYPRVRKLLFDLALAQGVRKARGQIAPLAGVLDRLVGKKVRERFGGRLRFFVSGGAALAPHVAEFYMALGLKVLQGYGLTETTAASTVNHPERSKYWTVGEPIPGVEIKTAEDGEILIRGKSVMTGYHNLAEATREAIDSEGWFHTGDIGEWEGAHLKITDRKKDILVLANGKNVAPQPIENRLKESEWIAEAVLFGDGAEYVFGLIVPNFERLRAHLETLGIRPPTDEDLVASEKVRELIKAAVQHVNSESADFEKVKKHALVAARFTVESGDLTPTLKVRRKVVREKYADLLSTLRKP; this is translated from the coding sequence ATGGCGAGCGAAGACCGAAACGAGACGATGGCGCGGATGTTCGTGGCCTCTTGCGCCGCGTACGCCTCCAAGCCCGCGATGCTCTGGGCCAAGAACGGCGAATTCGTCCCGCTAACCTACGCGGAGCTGCACGAAAGGGTCCGGCGCTTTGCCGCCGTGCTCCGCGAAAGGGGCCTTAGGAAGGGCTCAACCATCGCTCTGCAGAGCGAGAACTGCCCGGAGTGGGCTTGGCTCGACTGGGCATGCCAATGCCTTGGGGTCGTCCTTGTTCCCATTTATCCAACCCTCCCGTCCGACGTCTCGAAGTACATCGTCCAAGACTCCGGCGCGAGCTGGGTCGTCGTCAGCGGCAAGGAGCAACAGGCGAAGCACGCCGACGGTTCGGTTCCGGTGGTATTGCTGAACTCGGTCGAGGGCTCGATCTCCCACCAAGCCGAGCAGGCGGAGCCGATGCCGATCGAGGAGTTTCAGGCTGCGGTCGACCAAGTGGAGCCATTGGATACGTGTACGATTATCTACACAAGTGGCACAACAGGGCCGCCCAAGGGCGCCGTCTTGCCCCACCAAGCGCCCGCCTCGGTTCTGACCCAAATCCCCCGGCACCTTCCGATCGATCACAACGATGTGTTTCTCTCGTTCCTTCCGATGTCCCATGTTTTCGAGAGGATTGCTGGCCAGTTCTTGCCCATTTCATGCGGGGCGACAGTGGGCTACGCGGGCAGCTTGATGAGCTTGGCGGGGGACATTCAGAAGGTGCGCCCGACGATCATGCTTTGCGTCCCGAGGTTTCTCGAAGCCACGATGGATCGGATCGTCGATGCGACGAAGAGGTACCCACGAGTTCGCAAGTTGCTCTTCGACCTCGCGCTCGCGCAGGGAGTCCGGAAGGCGCGCGGCCAGATCGCTCCCCTTGCCGGCGTGCTCGATCGGTTGGTGGGCAAGAAGGTTCGCGAGCGATTCGGGGGGCGCTTGAGGTTCTTCGTTTCAGGGGGGGCGGCCCTTGCCCCGCACGTCGCCGAGTTCTATATGGCGCTAGGTCTGAAGGTGCTGCAGGGTTATGGACTCACCGAAACCACGGCGGCCTCGACGGTCAACCACCCCGAAAGGAGCAAGTATTGGACGGTGGGCGAACCGATCCCAGGAGTCGAGATCAAGACAGCGGAAGATGGGGAAATCCTCATTCGCGGCAAGAGCGTGATGACCGGTTACCACAACCTCGCCGAAGCCACCCGAGAGGCCATTGACTCGGAAGGGTGGTTTCACACGGGAGACATCGGCGAATGGGAGGGAGCCCACCTCAAGATCACCGACCGAAAGAAGGACATTCTCGTTCTGGCCAACGGGAAAAACGTTGCCCCCCAGCCCATCGAAAACAGGTTGAAGGAGAGCGAATGGATCGCTGAAGCGGTGCTGTTCGGCGACGGCGCGGAGTACGTCTTTGGGCTGATCGTTCCCAACTTCGAAAGGCTGCGGGCGCACCTCGAGACTCTTGGGATTCGCCCCCCGACCGACGAGGACCTCGTGGCGTCCGAGAAAGTCCGGGAGCTCATCAAGGCGGCGGTGCAGCACGTCAATTCGGAAAGCGCGGACTTCGAGAAGGTCAAAAAGCACGCGCTCGTGGCGGCCCGTTTTACAGTCGAGTCCGGCGATCTAACTCCCACTCTCAAGGTTCGCCGGAAGGTCGTTCGGGAAAAGTACGCCGATCTGCTGTCGACCTTGCGCAAGCCCTGA
- a CDS encoding Zn-dependent protease codes for MKWSWRVARIAGIDVFIHATFFLLLGWIGFVHYLDRNSIVDAVVGAGFLLALFTVVVLHEFGHAFAARLYGIQTKNITLYPIGGVARLERIPEKPAQELVVALAGPAVNLVIGLILAGVLLLLGGIQPIESLTATEGPFLERLLVVNLFLAVFNMVPAFPMDGGRVLRALLAMRMTYPSATRLAATIGQGMALLFGFVGLFVNPFLILIAVFVWVGAEQEAAMVRLRSALAGVRVADVMVRRFQVLGPNDPIATASRAILDGFQTDFPVIENGGLVGVLCKNDLLDALARNQQGTIVRDVMRSRFHFAAPQQLVEQALQAVQGAECPVIPVLDGPALVGILTAENLGEFLAFQSNQAVPPQRPSFDV; via the coding sequence ATGAAATGGTCGTGGAGAGTCGCGAGGATTGCTGGGATCGACGTGTTCATACACGCGACGTTCTTCTTGCTGCTGGGTTGGATCGGGTTCGTTCACTACCTCGATCGGAACAGTATCGTGGATGCGGTCGTAGGCGCGGGGTTCCTTTTGGCTCTCTTCACGGTGGTGGTCCTTCATGAGTTCGGCCACGCGTTCGCTGCGCGGCTCTATGGGATTCAAACCAAGAACATAACGCTGTACCCCATTGGGGGCGTAGCGAGGCTCGAGCGGATTCCCGAAAAGCCGGCCCAAGAGTTGGTCGTCGCGCTGGCGGGTCCCGCCGTCAACCTCGTCATTGGGTTGATCTTGGCGGGGGTGTTGTTGCTCCTCGGCGGAATCCAGCCCATCGAGAGCCTAACGGCGACGGAGGGCCCGTTCCTCGAACGGTTGCTCGTGGTCAACCTCTTCCTCGCGGTCTTCAACATGGTCCCAGCCTTTCCTATGGACGGCGGCAGGGTCCTTCGGGCGCTGCTTGCGATGCGAATGACCTATCCGTCCGCTACCCGCCTGGCCGCGACGATCGGGCAAGGCATGGCGCTGCTGTTTGGGTTCGTGGGGCTGTTCGTCAACCCATTCTTGATTCTGATCGCGGTGTTCGTGTGGGTTGGCGCCGAGCAAGAGGCGGCGATGGTCCGCTTGCGATCGGCGCTTGCAGGCGTTCGAGTCGCCGATGTGATGGTGCGTAGGTTCCAGGTGTTGGGTCCCAACGACCCCATCGCGACCGCCTCGCGAGCGATCCTCGACGGGTTTCAAACGGACTTTCCGGTGATTGAGAACGGCGGACTGGTCGGGGTCCTTTGTAAGAACGACCTTCTCGATGCTCTGGCTCGCAACCAACAGGGGACCATCGTGCGGGACGTGATGCGCTCGCGTTTTCACTTCGCCGCCCCTCAGCAATTGGTCGAGCAAGCGTTGCAGGCCGTGCAAGGCGCTGAGTGCCCGGTGATCCCCGTGCTGGATGGGCCAGCCCTCGTCGGCATTCTGACGGCGGAAAATCTGGGCGAGTTCTTGGCGTTTCAATCGAACCAGGCCGTGCCTCCTCAAAGGCCCTCGTTCGACGTCTGA
- a CDS encoding selenide, water dikinase SelD — protein sequence MSDVLRLLPKSAHPDVLVGFATRDDAGVFRLSESQALVQTVDFFTPVVDDPYAFGAIAAANALSDVYAMGGRPITALNIACFDPQAAPADVWANVLLGAHDKVIESGAVLVGGHSVEDSEPKFGLAVTGVVDPCKMFVNTSAEPGDDIYLAKPLGTGIVSTALKNGLASAEEIALATESMSQLNAAACEAGVRAGVRCATDITGFGLLGHLLHVARESGVVLEVDSQSLPVLPGVERLVGLGCLTGGASRNLEFVEPFLRWGGPVPEWLQHVVVDPQTSGGLALFSKTPIEGHAKIGRVVASGEVAIHVG from the coding sequence TTGTCGGACGTGCTCCGACTCCTCCCTAAATCCGCCCACCCCGACGTCCTCGTGGGGTTCGCAACGCGCGACGACGCGGGCGTGTTCCGGCTGTCTGAAAGCCAAGCCCTGGTTCAGACGGTCGACTTCTTCACGCCTGTCGTCGATGACCCCTACGCCTTTGGCGCGATCGCCGCCGCGAACGCCTTGAGCGACGTTTATGCAATGGGCGGAAGGCCGATCACCGCGCTCAATATCGCTTGTTTCGATCCCCAAGCCGCTCCTGCCGACGTATGGGCGAACGTCCTCTTGGGGGCGCACGACAAGGTTATCGAGTCGGGCGCAGTCCTTGTGGGCGGGCATAGCGTTGAGGACTCGGAACCCAAGTTTGGCCTGGCCGTTACCGGAGTCGTCGATCCTTGCAAGATGTTCGTCAACACTTCGGCCGAACCTGGCGACGACATCTATCTGGCCAAGCCGCTTGGAACTGGAATCGTATCGACCGCCCTAAAAAACGGCCTCGCATCTGCTGAGGAGATCGCCCTTGCCACGGAGTCGATGAGCCAACTCAACGCCGCCGCGTGCGAGGCTGGTGTTCGGGCAGGGGTTCGATGCGCCACGGACATCACCGGATTTGGGTTGCTGGGGCATTTGCTGCATGTGGCGAGAGAATCGGGTGTCGTCCTTGAAGTCGATTCTCAATCCCTCCCGGTTCTGCCCGGAGTCGAGCGCCTGGTTGGACTTGGCTGTCTGACCGGAGGCGCATCCCGGAATCTCGAGTTCGTCGAGCCGTTCCTTCGCTGGGGCGGCCCTGTCCCCGAATGGCTCCAGCACGTCGTCGTCGACCCCCAGACAAGCGGCGGACTCGCGCTCTTCAGCAAGACCCCGATCGAGGGGCACGCAAAGATCGGGCGCGTCGTCGCCTCGGGAGAGGTGGCGATTCACGTCGGCTGA
- a CDS encoding N-acetylmuramoyl-L-alanine amidase has protein sequence MKSLTLFVVSLAPTWLCAPHGQSDPYPRPQMLTREQWGAKPPVPPWREHKPFRITIHHAGVGSNRERSLIDKLQGLQAFSQREDKLASGQTKPPWPDIPYHWYIDIHGQIAEARDPSLAGDTNTEYDPAGHLLIVLEGNFEVEEPTAGQIRALDAMVMYLAEKYGVRPEHIGAHKDFAQTSCPGKNLYPEVAKLRDRWSLALKTRGK, from the coding sequence ATGAAGAGTCTGACGTTATTCGTTGTGTCACTGGCGCCCACTTGGTTGTGCGCCCCCCACGGACAATCTGACCCCTACCCTCGCCCGCAGATGCTCACCCGCGAGCAGTGGGGGGCCAAGCCGCCGGTACCTCCCTGGCGCGAGCACAAGCCCTTCCGAATCACGATCCATCATGCGGGCGTGGGATCGAATCGCGAACGCTCGCTCATCGACAAACTGCAGGGGCTCCAAGCGTTCTCTCAGCGCGAAGATAAACTCGCAAGCGGCCAAACCAAGCCGCCTTGGCCCGATATCCCCTACCACTGGTACATCGACATCCACGGGCAGATCGCCGAGGCACGAGATCCCTCGCTCGCCGGCGATACGAACACCGAATACGACCCCGCGGGGCATCTGCTCATCGTCCTTGAGGGCAACTTTGAAGTCGAAGAGCCGACGGCAGGGCAGATTCGCGCGCTCGACGCGATGGTCATGTATCTGGCCGAGAAGTACGGCGTCCGACCCGAGCACATAGGGGCTCACAAGGACTTCGCGCAGACTTCATGCCCAGGTAAGAACCTGTATCCGGAGGTCGCCAAGCTTCGCGATCGATGGTCGCTCGCACTCAAGACCCGAGGGAAGTAA
- a CDS encoding PD-(D/E)XK nuclease superfamily protein: MAETSYPPSPNLSKTSIGTFDECERQYALHYLWIELSQPVKREAWFQRALMKWSLLVGQVVDDVITEAIRRYYDKREWPENWEKGVERILEEYETWTEVFIEHYRTPGERPPKDGDGGVRFARQPLENVFYGEYPTQEDWEGARKRCNELIEVFRASGLMERLAGYATDTWRPPPRSAAPWFEWEGIPVYAKYDFAITAPEETLVFEWKTGRMSERAENDALDQLHTYAFYAQHAWNSEPESTRLVGVWLGVPINAEAASQCIHEARVDPQRLDRLKDRWRKRYALLNERLAQVKERRCSLLEAFPPTGVARGRCKACNFRLCEYHPQSKGFEST, encoded by the coding sequence ATGGCCGAGACCTCTTACCCGCCCTCGCCCAACCTGTCCAAGACGAGCATCGGTACGTTCGATGAGTGCGAACGGCAGTACGCATTGCATTACCTTTGGATCGAGCTTTCGCAACCGGTGAAACGAGAGGCCTGGTTTCAGCGCGCCCTTATGAAGTGGAGCCTCTTGGTCGGGCAGGTCGTCGACGACGTCATCACCGAAGCCATCCGGAGATACTACGACAAGCGGGAATGGCCCGAGAATTGGGAGAAAGGGGTCGAGCGTATCCTGGAAGAGTACGAGACCTGGACGGAGGTCTTCATCGAGCACTATCGGACTCCGGGCGAAAGGCCACCGAAGGACGGCGATGGCGGAGTCAGATTCGCTCGTCAACCGCTCGAAAACGTCTTCTACGGCGAGTACCCTACCCAAGAGGATTGGGAAGGGGCTCGAAAGAGGTGCAACGAACTCATCGAGGTCTTTCGCGCTTCCGGCCTTATGGAGCGGCTCGCGGGCTACGCCACCGATACCTGGCGCCCCCCTCCTCGGAGCGCCGCGCCTTGGTTCGAGTGGGAGGGCATTCCCGTCTATGCCAAGTACGACTTCGCGATCACCGCGCCTGAGGAGACGCTGGTGTTCGAATGGAAGACGGGCCGGATGAGTGAGCGAGCCGAAAACGACGCCCTCGATCAGTTGCACACCTACGCCTTCTATGCGCAGCACGCATGGAATTCGGAGCCAGAGAGCACGCGGCTCGTGGGCGTTTGGCTTGGGGTACCGATCAACGCTGAGGCGGCGAGCCAGTGCATTCATGAGGCTCGCGTCGATCCGCAACGCCTGGACCGCCTGAAGGATCGCTGGCGCAAGCGATATGCCTTGCTGAACGAACGCCTGGCCCAGGTCAAGGAGCGAAGGTGCTCGTTGCTCGAAGCTTTTCCGCCGACCGGCGTCGCGAGGGGCCGCTGCAAGGCCTGCAACTTTCGGCTGTGTGAATACCACCCCCAATCGAAGGGGTTCGAATCGACCTGA
- a CDS encoding foldase protein PrsA, producing the protein MPQFSLREYNLRHQTWILLAVSAALLAGCSKGDEGGNLAVVNGDPITMQDFHAYLKTKERVRVVTSNGVQEANVADTLAFQALEELISRQVMIQLAKDEGLFPNAADVTKELEFRKTLNTNYLTALTARGLTLERIKEAITSDLCLERLLTQGVTVTPEEVEQFVTENPQQFTEPALCDMLWIFVKSEEAKQNVERQLQSGQGFSTVAIQYSEAPQARQAAGRYGTRVVNQMPESVRKIAEGTAEGSSSAWIEGDGGFAKFYVEKKTAARPMQLDATRKEYIRRELAKARGAQASDLGKRLADRLFESEQNIKIAPKDLQDVWQRALDRAKEQRKVDVPSASTSGTNAPN; encoded by the coding sequence ATGCCCCAGTTCAGTTTAAGGGAGTACAACTTGAGACATCAGACTTGGATTCTGCTGGCCGTATCGGCCGCTCTACTTGCGGGTTGTTCGAAGGGCGACGAGGGAGGCAACCTCGCTGTAGTGAACGGCGACCCCATCACGATGCAGGACTTTCACGCGTACTTGAAGACCAAGGAGCGCGTCAGGGTCGTCACGAGCAACGGAGTTCAGGAGGCGAACGTGGCAGACACGTTGGCATTCCAGGCCTTGGAGGAACTGATTTCCCGCCAGGTCATGATCCAACTCGCCAAGGACGAGGGGCTCTTCCCCAACGCGGCGGACGTCACCAAGGAACTCGAATTCCGCAAGACGCTGAACACGAACTACCTCACCGCCTTGACCGCCCGCGGGCTGACGCTCGAACGGATCAAAGAGGCGATCACCAGCGACCTCTGCCTCGAGAGGCTGCTGACGCAAGGCGTCACCGTAACGCCGGAAGAGGTCGAGCAGTTTGTCACCGAAAACCCGCAGCAGTTCACCGAACCCGCTCTTTGCGACATGCTCTGGATCTTCGTGAAGTCGGAGGAAGCCAAGCAGAACGTAGAGCGGCAACTTCAGTCGGGTCAGGGCTTTTCGACCGTCGCCATCCAATACAGCGAAGCTCCTCAGGCTCGCCAGGCAGCGGGGCGGTACGGCACTCGGGTGGTGAACCAGATGCCCGAATCGGTTCGCAAGATCGCCGAAGGAACAGCGGAAGGATCTTCGAGCGCCTGGATTGAGGGCGACGGCGGATTCGCCAAGTTTTACGTCGAAAAGAAGACCGCCGCACGGCCCATGCAGCTCGACGCGACTCGCAAGGAATACATCCGAAGGGAACTCGCCAAGGCTCGCGGGGCTCAGGCCTCGGATTTGGGCAAGAGGCTCGCGGACCGGCTGTTCGAGAGCGAACAGAACATCAAGATCGCTCCGAAGGACCTCCAAGACGTGTGGCAGAGAGCCCTCGATCGGGCGAAAGAGCAGCGCAAGGTCGATGTGCCCTCGGCGTCGACTTCCGGAACGAACGCGCCTAACTAG
- a CDS encoding hypothetical conserved protein, whose translation MGDVDRIKRIEPAVQLTGQVQRTPESREKPNYNRNSRSAPEDSVELHDDEPAEIVDSTESPIEVEPDEGLDIVA comes from the coding sequence GTGGGGGATGTCGACCGGATCAAGAGGATCGAGCCCGCAGTTCAGTTGACGGGGCAGGTCCAGCGGACTCCTGAGTCGCGCGAGAAACCGAACTACAACCGGAACTCGCGAAGCGCGCCCGAAGATTCCGTCGAGCTTCACGACGACGAGCCAGCAGAAATCGTCGATTCGACCGAAAGCCCCATCGAAGTCGAGCCGGACGAGGGCCTTGATATCGTGGCATAG
- a CDS encoding RNA polymerase, sigma 28 subunit, SigD/FliA/WhiG: MSLSQEALQRNWVDFKVYRSPEARVQLIDHYSYLVKITAGRLVTSLPGGLDREDLVGAGVIGLIKSVDQFDPTRDVKFETYAIALIRGAILEMLRDEDWVPRSIREKLKAVDRAQMLLESKLGHPPTEREVAEHLGLDVSEVGELLVRMGRTNVYSLDDILTTSEGDDHIHFVELIVDENSSTGHEVEGREIRRILGQGIDALPDRERLVVALYYFEGLTFKEIGKVLGVSESRVYQLHTQAMNRLRNFMHSEGGVAA, encoded by the coding sequence ATGTCGTTGTCACAGGAAGCGTTGCAGAGAAATTGGGTCGACTTCAAGGTCTATCGTTCGCCCGAAGCCAGGGTTCAGCTCATCGATCACTACTCCTACCTGGTCAAGATCACCGCGGGTAGGCTCGTCACGAGCTTGCCGGGCGGTCTCGATCGAGAGGATTTGGTCGGTGCGGGCGTCATCGGGCTGATCAAGAGCGTCGATCAGTTCGACCCGACTCGCGACGTGAAGTTCGAGACCTACGCCATCGCGCTGATTCGCGGGGCGATTCTCGAAATGCTGCGTGACGAAGATTGGGTTCCCCGCTCGATCCGCGAAAAACTGAAGGCGGTCGATCGGGCTCAAATGCTTCTGGAATCAAAGCTCGGCCACCCTCCAACGGAGCGCGAGGTCGCGGAACACCTCGGTTTGGACGTCTCTGAGGTCGGCGAGCTCCTCGTTCGGATGGGGCGCACGAACGTTTATAGCCTCGACGACATTCTCACGACCAGCGAGGGCGACGACCACATTCACTTCGTCGAACTGATCGTCGATGAGAATTCCTCGACCGGGCACGAGGTCGAAGGACGCGAGATTCGCAGAATCCTAGGCCAAGGGATCGACGCGCTCCCAGATCGAGAGCGATTGGTCGTCGCGCTGTACTACTTCGAAGGTCTTACGTTCAAGGAAATCGGGAAGGTACTCGGCGTGAGCGAGTCACGGGTTTATCAACTTCACACGCAAGCCATGAACCGGCTGCGCAACTTCATGCACTCGGAGGGCGGTGTCGCCGCGTAA
- a CDS encoding MBL fold metallo-hydrolase — MAEAIVLGSGTSNGVPMLGVRYSDSFLADPRNHRTRPSLLLSGPSGNVLVDCSPEMRLQLLRERVFDIEAVIVTHTHADHIMGMDDLRSFCITQRRPMPIYTLPAYQDDIRRVFCYAFAEHADGIEVPRFDLRDVPPNLRLASLEIETFLVDHGSWPVVGIRVGGLAYLTDVNRIPSQARESLTGLDVLIMDAVRYRPHPNHFHFDQAVEEALSLGAKMTYFTHLSHDYDHARVEKELPPQIRLAYDGLRIPL; from the coding sequence ATGGCAGAAGCGATCGTACTGGGTTCGGGCACGAGTAACGGCGTTCCCATGCTCGGGGTTCGCTACTCCGACTCCTTTCTCGCCGACCCCAGGAACCATAGGACTCGGCCGAGCCTCTTGCTCTCCGGGCCGAGCGGCAACGTTCTGGTGGACTGCTCGCCGGAGATGAGGCTCCAGCTCCTTCGGGAGCGGGTGTTCGACATCGAGGCCGTGATTGTCACTCACACCCACGCGGACCACATCATGGGCATGGACGACCTCCGCTCGTTCTGCATTACGCAGCGCAGGCCGATGCCCATCTACACCCTCCCCGCCTATCAGGACGACATCCGCAGGGTCTTTTGCTACGCCTTTGCGGAACACGCCGACGGGATCGAGGTCCCCAGGTTCGATCTGCGCGATGTGCCGCCGAACCTCCGGCTCGCTTCCCTCGAAATCGAGACGTTCTTGGTGGATCATGGCTCCTGGCCCGTGGTGGGCATTCGGGTCGGCGGGCTCGCTTACCTCACCGACGTCAACCGAATCCCCTCTCAGGCCAGGGAGAGCCTGACGGGCTTGGATGTTCTGATCATGGACGCGGTTCGGTACAGGCCGCATCCCAACCATTTCCACTTCGACCAGGCCGTCGAGGAGGCCCTTTCCCTCGGGGCAAAGATGACGTATTTCACCCACTTGAGCCACGATTACGATCACGCTCGGGTGGAGAAGGAGCTCCCGCCCCAAATCCGCCTCGCGTATGACGGTCTTCGCATTCCTCTTTAG
- a CDS encoding cysteine--tRNA ligase, with amino-acid sequence MESRKLRIYDTLTRSLKAIEPLEPRHLRFYCCGPTVYNYAHIGNFRTFLSADLVVRTAEALGWRVSYVSNITDVGHLTEDDVADAGGEDRMEKALRSKEGERFVNVWDLASHYIDALKRDWRSLNLREPMVRPRATEHLREQILGVQSLIEKGHAYVTDSGVYFNVSSFRDYGRLSGNRDQDSLMRAVREVVQDDNKRHPADFALWKHDEKHLMQFYSPWGWGFPGWHIECSVMAMKYLGETIDLHAGGEDLVFPHHECEIAQSEALTGKPFSRQWMHTRFLQVDGERMSKSKGNFYTVHDLIEGKGVSPLALRYALISVPYSKPLNFTMQTLRDAEQAVERLRLCDEVSSEAGASGGDGEDAVGKSLKSLYEEALDAMCDDLNTSVALAKVYEGSRVILREQSGMSKASGRSGQEFLQDVQGLLGIVRPEYETCAGSSADNGADLDVDRIEERIRRRAEAKERGDYAAADAIRDELVAEGIELRDSPEGTKWKRKSPLEA; translated from the coding sequence ATGGAATCCAGGAAACTTCGGATCTACGATACGCTTACCCGGTCCTTGAAGGCGATCGAGCCCCTAGAACCTCGACACCTGCGCTTCTATTGTTGCGGTCCAACAGTCTACAACTATGCCCATATCGGCAACTTCCGTACGTTCCTCTCGGCCGACTTGGTGGTCAGGACCGCCGAGGCCCTCGGATGGCGCGTTTCGTACGTAAGCAACATCACGGACGTGGGCCACTTGACCGAGGACGACGTGGCGGACGCGGGCGGTGAAGACCGCATGGAGAAGGCGCTGCGTTCTAAAGAGGGCGAGCGGTTTGTCAATGTTTGGGACCTCGCTTCTCACTATATCGACGCGCTGAAGAGAGACTGGCGCAGCCTCAACCTGCGGGAACCTATGGTTCGCCCGAGAGCGACAGAGCACCTCCGCGAGCAGATCCTCGGCGTCCAGAGCCTCATTGAAAAGGGCCACGCGTATGTTACGGATAGTGGCGTGTACTTCAACGTATCGAGCTTTCGAGATTACGGGAGACTGAGCGGCAACCGCGATCAAGACTCCTTGATGCGAGCCGTTCGAGAAGTGGTTCAGGACGACAACAAGAGGCATCCCGCTGACTTTGCTTTGTGGAAGCACGACGAGAAGCACCTTATGCAATTCTACAGCCCTTGGGGCTGGGGATTCCCCGGGTGGCACATCGAGTGCTCCGTGATGGCCATGAAGTACCTCGGCGAAACCATCGACCTTCATGCCGGCGGCGAGGACTTGGTGTTCCCGCACCATGAATGCGAGATCGCGCAGTCCGAAGCGCTGACCGGCAAGCCGTTCTCTCGGCAATGGATGCACACCCGGTTCCTGCAGGTGGACGGCGAGCGAATGTCCAAGAGCAAGGGGAATTTTTATACGGTTCACGACCTCATCGAAGGCAAAGGGGTCAGTCCGCTCGCTTTGCGATACGCGCTCATCAGCGTTCCCTATTCCAAGCCGCTCAACTTCACGATGCAGACGCTTCGGGACGCCGAGCAAGCGGTCGAGAGACTTCGGCTCTGCGACGAGGTTTCTTCGGAGGCCGGAGCGAGCGGTGGGGACGGCGAGGACGCCGTAGGGAAGTCATTGAAGTCGCTGTATGAGGAGGCGCTCGACGCGATGTGCGACGATCTGAACACCTCCGTCGCGCTCGCCAAGGTGTATGAAGGCAGCCGCGTGATTCTGCGGGAGCAGTCGGGGATGAGCAAAGCGAGCGGGCGAAGCGGCCAGGAGTTTCTTCAAGACGTGCAAGGGTTGCTGGGGATCGTCCGACCCGAATACGAGACCTGCGCGGGGAGTTCGGCTGACAACGGGGCTGACCTCGACGTGGACAGAATCGAAGAGAGAATCCGCCGGCGGGCGGAAGCCAAGGAGCGAGGGGATTACGCGGCGGCCGATGCGATTCGCGACGAGCTTGTGGCCGAGGGAATCGAACTCCGCGACTCGCCGGAAGGCACGAAGTGGAAGAGGAAGTCGCCGCTCGAAGCGTAG
- a CDS encoding 4-hydroxy-tetrahydrodipicolinate reductase — MGAEVVAAVQHERDIELVVVADRSHGGESLRKVLGTQFPDLKIDERLGAALDREKPDVLVDFTHPAAAPEHALSALTRGIAVVIGTSGVSGDDLKEIAIAADRSGKAALVVPNFAIGAVLMMRFCELAARWMPNCEIVEMHHDAKADAPSGTAHLTAERIGRARSTPPKPIRTEVFRVEGVRGGVHEGVPIHSVRLPGLVAHQQVIFGARGETLILRHDSLDRSSFMEGVRLAIRRVGEMKGLVVGLDSLLFED, encoded by the coding sequence ATGGGCGCGGAGGTCGTTGCGGCGGTCCAGCACGAGCGGGATATCGAACTGGTCGTCGTGGCGGATCGCAGCCACGGCGGAGAGAGCCTGCGAAAGGTCTTGGGAACCCAGTTCCCCGACCTGAAGATCGACGAGCGATTGGGTGCCGCTCTCGACCGTGAGAAGCCCGACGTGCTGGTCGACTTCACTCACCCGGCAGCGGCCCCCGAGCACGCGCTTTCGGCCCTGACGCGAGGGATCGCCGTCGTCATCGGCACCTCGGGCGTTTCCGGCGACGACCTGAAGGAGATCGCGATTGCAGCGGACCGGAGCGGAAAGGCCGCTTTAGTCGTGCCCAATTTCGCCATCGGGGCGGTCCTGATGATGCGATTCTGTGAGTTGGCGGCCCGTTGGATGCCCAACTGCGAGATTGTCGAGATGCACCACGACGCCAAGGCGGACGCGCCGAGCGGCACCGCGCATTTGACCGCCGAGCGCATCGGGCGGGCCCGCTCCACTCCGCCGAAGCCCATTCGTACCGAGGTCTTCCGGGTCGAGGGCGTCCGCGGCGGAGTTCACGAAGGGGTCCCCATCCACTCGGTGCGGCTTCCCGGCCTGGTGGCTCACCAGCAGGTCATTTTCGGCGCTAGGGGAGAGACGTTGATTCTTCGCCACGACTCGCTGGACAGAAGCTCGTTCATGGAGGGGGTCCGGCTCGCCATCCGCAGGGTCGGCGAAATGAAGGGCCTTGTCGTGGGTCTCGACAGCCTGCTGTTCGAGGATTGA